The Trinickia acidisoli genome includes a window with the following:
- a CDS encoding tlde1 domain-containing protein, with the protein MRAGTSRSEWFALYRNDGAIDDWTFIEGVRRGNFRLHPSGRWGLSQGCITLPNARQFVSCVNF; encoded by the coding sequence ATTAGAGCAGGCACGAGCCGCTCAGAATGGTTCGCGCTTTATCGTAACGACGGAGCGATCGACGACTGGACGTTCATCGAGGGCGTGCGCCGCGGCAACTTCCGGCTACATCCTTCAGGGCGGTGGGGCCTGAGCCAAGGATGCATCACACTGCCCAATGCCAGACAATTCGTAAGCTGCGTCAATTTTTGA
- the tssE gene encoding type VI secretion system baseplate subunit TssE — MSRFEPSLLDKLFGDGPNQAAPAVVRQLSLDELKGTVARHIESLLNARITFTDDRLVGFDECQRSVLTYGLNDFAGLSLASHDDRTTICTSIQRAIERHERRLKQVDVKLEVNAQSTNVLCFAIKAMLVVHPAAEPVNFDAMLQPSTLQYSVTRARPKRS, encoded by the coding sequence ATGAGCCGTTTCGAACCCAGTCTGCTCGATAAATTATTCGGCGACGGCCCGAATCAGGCGGCGCCGGCCGTCGTGCGGCAATTGTCGCTGGATGAACTCAAAGGCACGGTCGCGCGCCACATCGAGTCGCTCCTGAACGCCCGAATCACCTTTACCGACGATCGCCTCGTTGGGTTCGACGAATGCCAGCGGTCGGTGCTGACTTACGGGCTGAATGATTTCGCGGGGCTCAGCCTTGCAAGCCATGACGACCGTACGACCATCTGCACTTCGATTCAACGCGCGATCGAGCGCCACGAACGCAGGCTCAAGCAGGTCGACGTGAAGCTCGAGGTGAACGCGCAGTCGACGAACGTGCTGTGCTTCGCCATCAAGGCGATGCTCGTTGTGCATCCGGCTGCGGAGCCGGTCAACTTCGACGCCATGCTGCAACCGTCCACGCTGCAATATTCGGTCACCCGCGCGCGCCCCAAAAGGTCCTAA